A section of the Primulina eburnea isolate SZY01 chromosome 1, ASM2296580v1, whole genome shotgun sequence genome encodes:
- the LOC140807096 gene encoding uncharacterized protein: protein MGDADRVSCTTYLLRDDASLWWEGVEHGVNLATITWPQFKDIFYEKYFTADARGRLKREFMSLRQGDLSVADYVKKFDRGCHFVPLIARDPAEKLRHFMDGLRPTLRNNVMMMNPVDYAAATAYAFRSEQSLREIDFEIQRKRQQHNNNSQPIKRQNSGPSRPQGPQKPQGQNRNRGQQRPQNQGAPPPAERPLCKECNRPHLGKCEWGSYKCFYCKESGHKAIDCPKKKAPTAGRVYVMNAEEAEEEADTTLITDSGATHSFISETFVKRLNITPQVMDLGFKVSIPTGDQMLTSKIVKNLELRLFKDVIRADLIVFPMPEFDIIRGMDWLSANGASIDFSQRSVSIRPPCGKPFVFEAARNKQMPHIISCLCAKKLIKRGCSAYLACVTTAHETTSQQLEDVDIVREFPSVFPEDVSGIPPDREVEFSIDLMPGTVPLSKAPYRLAPARNERTERSDTGLVRQGFHSP from the exons ATGGGTGATGCCGACCGTGTGAGCTGCACCACCTACTTGTTAAGGGATGATGCTTCACTGTGGTGGGAAGGGGTCGAGCATGGTGTTAACCTTGCTACTATTACTTGGCCTCAATTCAAAGACATTTTCTATGAGAAATATTTTACGGCGGATGCTAGAGGCCGActgaagagagagtttatgagcCTCCGTCAGGGAGACTTGTCTGTTGCAGATTATGTGAAGAAATTCGATcggggttgtcactttgtaccccttattgctAGAGACCCAGCAGAAAAGCTTAGGCACTTTATGGATGGTCTCCGCCCTACTCTGCGTAACAATGTTATGATGATGAATCCAGTGGATTATGCTGCTGCCACTGCATATGCCTTCAGGTCTGAGCAATCTTTGAGGGAGATTGATTTTGAAATTCAGCGTAAAAGGCAACAGCACAATAATAACAGTCAGCCAATCAAGAGGCAGAATTCAGGTCCatctagacctcaagggcctcaaaagccccagGGTCAAAACAGGAATCGAGGACAGCAGAGGCCACAAAATCAAGGAGCACCACCGCCTGCTGAGAGGCCACTGTGCAAGGAATGTAACCGACCGCATTTGGGCAAGTGTGAATGGGGTTCTTACAAGTGTTTCTATTGCAAAGAGAGTGGGCACAAGGCTATTGATTGCCCAAAGAAGAAGGCACCTACAGCAGGACGAGTTTATGTTATGAATGCTGAAGAAGCAGAGGAAGAGGCAGACACTACTCTTATCACAG attcaggagctacacattcctTCATATCTGAAACCTTCGTCAAAAGACTAAATATTACTCCTCAAGTTATGGatttgggtttcaaagtttcgATTCCAACCGGTGATCAGATGCTCACGTCTAAGATTgtcaagaatctggagcttcgtttattcaaaGATGTGATTCGAGCAGATCTTATTGTGTTCCCTATGCCCGAATTCGATATTATACGTGGGATGGATTGGTTGTCAGCGAAcggagcttcgattgatttcaGTCAGCGATCAGTGTCAATACGACCGCCTTGTGGTAAACCTTTTGTTTTTGAGGCGGCGaggaacaagcaaatgccgcacattatctcttgcTTATGTGCGAAGAAGCTTATTAAGCGAGGATGCTCAGCTtatctagcatgtgtcactactGCACATGAGACTACCAGCCAGCAGCTAGAGGATGTCGATATTGTGAGAGAATTCCCTAGCGTCTTTCCCGAAGACGTATCTGGCATTCCGCCTGATCGTGAAGTGGAATTCTCCATTGATCTAATGCCGGGCACAGTTCCTTTATCAAAAGCACCatatcgtctagcacctgccagaaatgaaagaactgaaagatcaGATACAGGACTTgttagacaagggtttcattcgccctag